A part of Lutra lutra chromosome 2, mLutLut1.2, whole genome shotgun sequence genomic DNA contains:
- the CPEB2 gene encoding cytoplasmic polyadenylation element-binding protein 2 isoform X10 — protein MLNGRSSLFPIDDGLLDDGHNDQVGVLNSPTCYSAHQNGERIERFSRKVFVGGLPPDIDEDEITASFRRFGPLVVDWPHKAESKSYFPPKGYAFLLFQEESSVQALIDACIEEDGKLYLCVSSPTIKDKPVQIRPWNLSDSDFVMDGSQPLDPRKTIFVGGVPRPLRAVELAMIMDRLYGGVCYAGIDTDPELKYPKGAGRVAFSNQQSYIAAISARFVQLQHGDIDKRVEVKPYVLDDQMCDECQGARCGGKFAPFFCANVTCLQYYCEFCWANIHSRAGREFHKPLVKEGADRPRQIHFRWN, from the exons GTcgttcttccctctttcccataGATGATGGTCTGCTTGATGATGGTCATAATGATCAAGTTGGTGTTTTAAATTCACCCACATGTTACTCAGCTCATCAAAATGGAGAACGAATAGAACGCTTCTCTCGAAAAGTTTTTGTTGGTGGTCTTCCTCCAGATATTGATGAAG atgaaataacTGCTAGCTTCAGAAGATTTGGGCCTTTGGTAGTAGATTGGCCTCATAAAGCAGAAAGCAAGTCCTATTTTCCACCAAAAG GCTATGCATTCCTTCTCTTTCAAGAAGAGAGCTCAGTTCAAGCACTAATTGATGCTTGTATTGAAGAAGATGGAAAACTCTATCTGTGTGTTTCCAGCCCCACCATTAAGGACAAACCA GTTCAGATCCGTCCTTGGAACTTAAGTGATAGTGATTTTGTGATGGATGGTTCTCAGCCTTTGGATCCTCGAAAAACAATTTTTGTTGGGGGTGTTCCTAGACCATTAAGGGCTG TGGAACTTGCTATGATCATGGACCGGCTGTATGGTGGAGTTTGTTATGCAGGAATTGATACAGATCCTGAGCTAAAATACCCAAAAGGTGCTGGTCGAGTTGCTTTCTCCAATCAGCAGAGCTATATTGCTGCCATCAGTGCTCGGTTTGTTCAGCTTCAGCATGGGGATATTGATAAACGC gTGGAGGTAAAGCCATATGTGCTAGATGACCAGATGTGTGATGAATGCCAGGGCGCACGCTGTGGTGGAAAATTTGCTCCCTTTTTCTGTGCCAATGTCACTTGCCTGCAGTATTACTGTGAGTTTTGTTGGGCAAATATCCACTCTCGTGCAGGACGTGAGTTCCATAAGCCATTGGTAAAGGAAGGTGCTGATCGCCCACGTCAGATCCACTTCCGCTGGAACTAA
- the CPEB2 gene encoding cytoplasmic polyadenylation element-binding protein 2 isoform X9 yields MLNARSYGRRRGRSSLFPIDDGLLDDGHNDQVGVLNSPTCYSAHQNGERIERFSRKVFVGGLPPDIDEDEITASFRRFGPLVVDWPHKAESKSYFPPKGYAFLLFQEESSVQALIDACIEEDGKLYLCVSSPTIKDKPVQIRPWNLSDSDFVMDGSQPLDPRKTIFVGGVPRPLRAVELAMIMDRLYGGVCYAGIDTDPELKYPKGAGRVAFSNQQSYIAAISARFVQLQHGDIDKRVEVKPYVLDDQMCDECQGARCGGKFAPFFCANVTCLQYYCEFCWANIHSRAGREFHKPLVKEGADRPRQIHFRWN; encoded by the exons GTcgttcttccctctttcccataGATGATGGTCTGCTTGATGATGGTCATAATGATCAAGTTGGTGTTTTAAATTCACCCACATGTTACTCAGCTCATCAAAATGGAGAACGAATAGAACGCTTCTCTCGAAAAGTTTTTGTTGGTGGTCTTCCTCCAGATATTGATGAAG atgaaataacTGCTAGCTTCAGAAGATTTGGGCCTTTGGTAGTAGATTGGCCTCATAAAGCAGAAAGCAAGTCCTATTTTCCACCAAAAG GCTATGCATTCCTTCTCTTTCAAGAAGAGAGCTCAGTTCAAGCACTAATTGATGCTTGTATTGAAGAAGATGGAAAACTCTATCTGTGTGTTTCCAGCCCCACCATTAAGGACAAACCA GTTCAGATCCGTCCTTGGAACTTAAGTGATAGTGATTTTGTGATGGATGGTTCTCAGCCTTTGGATCCTCGAAAAACAATTTTTGTTGGGGGTGTTCCTAGACCATTAAGGGCTG TGGAACTTGCTATGATCATGGACCGGCTGTATGGTGGAGTTTGTTATGCAGGAATTGATACAGATCCTGAGCTAAAATACCCAAAAGGTGCTGGTCGAGTTGCTTTCTCCAATCAGCAGAGCTATATTGCTGCCATCAGTGCTCGGTTTGTTCAGCTTCAGCATGGGGATATTGATAAACGC gTGGAGGTAAAGCCATATGTGCTAGATGACCAGATGTGTGATGAATGCCAGGGCGCACGCTGTGGTGGAAAATTTGCTCCCTTTTTCTGTGCCAATGTCACTTGCCTGCAGTATTACTGTGAGTTTTGTTGGGCAAATATCCACTCTCGTGCAGGACGTGAGTTCCATAAGCCATTGGTAAAGGAAGGTGCTGATCGCCCACGTCAGATCCACTTCCGCTGGAACTAA